The Drosophila suzukii unplaced genomic scaffold, CBGP_Dsuzu_IsoJpt1.0 scf_14, whole genome shotgun sequence genome window below encodes:
- the LOC139354712 gene encoding uncharacterized protein has product MAKARLVADPVLACPGFSRTFILQTNASIEAILTQDTEKGERVISYYSRTLNGAEKNYSTTEKECLAIVWAIRKLRPYLEGRIARWAQELQQYYFQIAYRKGQLNVVAAALPRQPLPQMLRVLKEASTTIASEGCSWIKDMSEKTRTQPQKYPDYVMDGQDQRNWDEKWPEIMLAVNTITSESTGHTPAFLTQGREPRLPSSLYYKETLGTGPPRETPEENANKLREVFEIVRRNMNKASQDQARHYNLRRRQWSPAVADIVTPEVTARRGEDGKRESLKTKDGERESLETKDGARESLETKDGDPESLETKGRIRREWRLAGQSKSAMWG; this is encoded by the exons atggcgaaggcaagactcgtggcagatccggtgctagcatgcccgggcttcagtagaactttcatcctgcaaacaaaCGCCAGCATCGAagcaatactgacccaggacaccgaaaaaggcgaaagagtaatctcctattacagccgaacactgaacggcgcggaaaagaactactcaaCAAcagagaaggagtgcttggcgatcgtctgggcgatccggaagcttaggccatatctggaag gaaggatcgccagatgggcccaggagctacaacagtactaCTTtcagatagcgtacagaaagggtcagctaaatgTAGTGGCCGCCGCATTaccaagacaaccactaccacaGATGCTACGAGTATTGAAAGAGGCATCGACAACAATAGCTTCAGaagggtgcagctggatcaaggataTGAGCGAAAAGacaaggacccaaccgcagaagtacccggactatgttatggatg ggcaggaccagagaaactgggacgagaagtggccggagattatgctagcagtgaacacgatcACATcagaatccaccggccatacaccggcgtttctaaCCCAGGgcagggaaccacgtctacccagcagcctatattataaggaaaccctaggcactggaccaCCTagggagacccctgaggaaaatgccaacaaactaagggaggtattcgagatcgtaaGGCGAAATATGAACAAggcatcccaggaccaagccagacactataatctgagaaggaggcaatggtcaccagcggttgccgacatagt gacacccgaagtaacggcgcggcgaggagaggatggaaaacgagagagtttgaagaccaaggatggagagcgagagagtttggaaaCCAAGGATGGAgctcgagagagtttggagaccaaggatggagatccagagagtttggagaccaaggggcGGATAaggagagagtggagacttgccgggcagagcaagagtgccatgtggggataa